TATCATAAAGTATAGAAGGGTGGTATCATATCTGTAGAAGTTGTCCAAATTCATTCACGCCCATTATCTGTCATAAAACGATTCATCATCTGTCCCAGCACCCCTAATGCTTCTCAGGGTATGGCTGAGCTGGTACCTGGGGAGGAGTACCGTCAGCCTGGTGGTTCAAGCCCACCGTCTCCTCATGAGGAGGTGGTGACCTGGGCTGGGACACGGGAGATATAGCATCATAAGCCGCGTACTGAGGTTGTTGTGGTGCATAGTAGCCgttctgctgctgaggcacTGGTTGCTGAGGACCATACCCGTGAGCCAGATGCTGCTGTTCCGGCTGCGGGTAGTGCTGCTGCTCGGGCATAGGTGCAGCATTCTGTGCCTGGGGAGGGACCTGTCCATAACCCCAAGCCGTACGCTCTCCAGCCTCAACGCCCTTCACGGGGTTCTGCTCCTGCTTAGACCAAATGCCATTGTTCTTTGCACGACCGATAAAGAAGACCAAGCAGAGGACAACGAACTGCGGCCAGATTCCGAAGACGACGTCAAGGATGTAGTAAGCATACTTGTACTCACGGTCGCCGTACGCACTGCTCAGATCTGTCCAAGCAGCTGTCGACGCCATGTTGAATGTTGTGCGCAGGAGCCATACCACAGATGCAGCGATGAACATGTTTGAGCACCAAGTAAGGGCATTCTCGCCCTTTGATTGAACCTTGATCAAAATTGCTCGCGCAACAATCGCCAGAGAAATGACAAAGACCAAAACACTGAAAGAAAAGCTGATCTGTCGAGACTTGGTGTAACTATCCACACCAACGCTAACatcgttgaagaagaattCATACACATATCGAATCCGAAGACCGAAGGCGGTCAAGGCGAGAGCGAAGAGGATAGTTGCTGCGATGTATGAGCCGAAGCGGAGGATCTTCCCCTTTGGATCGCGTTGGCCTGTCTGGGCCATGATGATACCGGTGCCGAGACGTAGCAGGATTATCATGACGAGAATATCGGTGACCAAATCGTAAATAAGCGCAAGAGTGGCGAGGACCTGCGTGGTGACTTGTAGAGTCTTTGAGTAGTGCGAGTCGAATTCACTGTCGATTCTTCCACTGTAGTATAATCGCGTGTGCACGACTGAGACGATGTATGAGGTGAACTCGAAGAAGGTATAGCTAAGATGTGTCAGTTATTCTAATTCATCACCAGGCCAAGGAAGATAAGGTGAGTGCGTACCCTGAGAATACTAAGAGTGCCAGCTTGAGATATGTGAATGCAGTTCTCGCCGGATCCCTCTTGCGACGGACGAGGCAGAAACTGCAGAAGAATAAAACGACAGAGGGGATCCATGCTCCAAGAAAGACCATGGCCCCGTGGGCGATCCAGTATCTTTCAAGCTCATACATCGTCGTATGTTGAAGTTGTAAAAGCTAAGAGTGTCTCGATGAATGTTGAGTCCAAGGATGCATATAAGTTACACAAAGATTCGTATATCCCCGCCAAAACTCGGAGACGACAATGTGGACAAGTGTCAAACCACACAacaaataaaaataaaagagcCAAGATATAAAGATCGGAAACACAAAATCAAGCGCCATCCCCCTCATATTTAGCTGCATCACCTCTTTAGCTTCCTCATCACAGTCGAGAGTTTTCAGGGCTGAAGCAATTGGATCAGCACCCTGCATCTAAGCACCGAAGGCCAATAGGCGAGCATCCGCACTACAGGGGTCCCGGCACTGCCTCTCCGGGCGTTTTAGAGGCTTCGCTATTGGCTTGGCATACATGAGCTCTGCATCTTTTGTAATTTACCAGGCTCTAACCAGGCTCTCACGGTGTGCCTCACGCTGTGATCAGGCGTATTTTTGCaaattcttttaattcttaattaaattatacaGTGAGTTCTGTATCATTGAGCTGCTGGACAGTGATGGTTAACCGCCGACGTTGAGAAACTAAACTCTAAAAACACCAATTATAGAACTTTCACAGTAGTTTCGGGTGGTCCACAATATTCGTAACCGCCCAGAGGATACGATGCGATGTGATGCTGGCGCAGGAGTGTTACGTACGACTCGGTCACTGGCCCAGCCGCAATAGCGGATTGAATCGTGAATCGGCATTTCAGTGCCGTCTCAAACGGGTAATGACCGTGCGAAATGCCTTACAGCAGCTTGTCTTGGCCCGTGGTTTGGAGAGTGTAAACGAGCGATGCTTCGGGGGCTGAGCAACTGTTGTCTTTTCTAAGCACTTTATCCGAATGTGTCAGCACTGTGATTGATTAGTAGATGCTCGTATTGTTTGAGGTTTGAGGGTGGATTGGTTGAAACACCAAGCTCACGATTTTGACGTCAATTGATGGCAAATGGCATTTACTTTAAACATCTTCTGGCCATATTTCTTCGATTATGATCCAAGAGATACTAGAGCCTCATGTGTTAACTCTTTTCCCAGTCCCATTTCAGCCCAACCTCATCGCTGCGATGGCCTCACTGCCAAGACCGTCCAACTCTTCCTCTCCAGCTCAGCCACGCTGACACTCTCACGAGTCCAACCCGCAGCCTCAATCACAAAGACAAGacccaaaaagaagaaaaaagacgAGCATTCAAGTACTGTGATCAATTAGTCATCTATAATCACACTCTCCTATCACATCAACCTCACGAATTCCTCTTCGCATACAAAAACGTCGGCATCAAATCCGCCGCAGGAAAAAGATCCCTCGTCCCAGTCTTCAACCAACAATTCCCCCCCTTGACCTCATAATTCTTCGCCATCTCTCTATTAAACACGATGCTATCACACTGCGTCGCGTTTTCATTCCCGCCGTGGACCTCGGTGTACATCGCGCATGCGTGCATACAGTCGAATGCTGTGTAGGCCAGTATAGGCACTATATCGTTCCCGGGGTAGTCGAACCCGCATGTGAATGTGAATACGTAGccgttgttggtggtgtagTCATCTTTGCCGTTTGGTTGGGAGCATGCGTCGGGGAGTGTGAGGTTTGTTACTTGGTCTGCTGGTTTGGGCTCGTAGAACTTTGACTCGGTGGTTTTGGTGGTGTCGCTTGCGGTGGTTGTGAAGGTTGGACAGGCGAAGGTTTGTATCGCGGATGCAGCTGGGACTTCAAATACTTGTGAACTGCGATTGTTAGCATTTGTACATTTGCCAGTATGGAAGTCTGGATCTCGTACTTTTTGCAGTTGCCCAGAGCTGATCCAAGACCTCCTCCAACACCAGCTCCAACTACCACTGCAGTAACGATAGCAACGAGGGCACATAGGCTTAATATGCTCAGGCCAAAGGGACCCTTTCGCGCCTCGACGACCTGAACATAACCCGATATTGGATCCTTCGAGCCTTGGCTATAAACACCATGAGGGCTGACCTCTGGTGCATGAGCTGCGCTGTCCGAGTAGACCTCGAGGCCTTCTTGATACCGTGTCTCCGACATCCTTCCGAACCGACAAACGTCTCCAGATATTCCGATAGAAGATGCGCACGGCGCGGTTTCAAGTCAGTCCTTTGAATCCACGTGGGAAGGCCaactattaaaagaaggCAATAGTCAATTGAACAGCTTCGGGCTCGGGCTCGGTACCGAGCTCACAGCCAAGCCATGTCGGCAGCTGTCACGTCAAACCCTTGATGTATCAGCTCACCTGCAGAATTTGAGTCACTTCGTGGGTATATATCTAAAATGAAAGTGGCATTTCAGATCCTGCAGGATCATTTTGGTTACATCGATAAAACCTTATGGATCTGCTAACCCATGCTCAGCTAGGTGGAATGGGATGAATACCCACACGGACCCGGTAAATCGGCAGTTAGAATGTTAGATGTTGATTGTGGCAATCGCCGGGAAGCTTGGTATAAGACAAGATGAGACTTGGTCTGCAGCTTGGGAGGAATCTCAAACACTGGTCTGTGAGGAGCGAGATGAGGTGATGTGACTAGTCAGCAAGGGCCTCATTGTAGTTACATAGTCGTTATCAGTCAATATTGCGTGATGGGTTTCATATGGAGCTCTTTTGTTCCTCCCGAGAGGAGTAATAATGAATCCTGTGTTGGCACCGAGGCCGTCTCTCGTCCCATTTGCGTCTCGATCCACACGGGTTCGGAAGGGTCCCACAAATGCGGCATCGATCATCGGAGGTTTAAGTTTAATTGATCACGGAGCACCATATCAGATGAACTCCAGCACGGAGTACTAAGAAGATAAACCTTACTTCTGGTAGAAGACAACCCAGTCCCTCAATCTATAGCATTCTCAATCTATACCCCAAAACCTAACCCTCCCCATTCAAACCTACAACCCCCCAAGCCCAGATCGACCATCTCCCAAAATAAGCACTCTCTGACGTCTCCCCCATTCCCGAAGAAAGCATCCACTCAGAAAGAGCCAAGCATATCAACCGCCCGTCAAATAGACATGTCCTCAACGGCCATTAGCTCACATTACCCTGTTT
The window above is part of the Fusarium musae strain F31 chromosome 6, whole genome shotgun sequence genome. Proteins encoded here:
- a CDS encoding hypothetical protein (EggNog:ENOG41), which gives rise to MSETRYQEGLEVYSDSAAHAPEVSPHGVYSQGSKDPISGYVQVVEARKGPFGLSILSLCALVAIVTAVVVGAGVGGVHKYLKSQLHPRYKPSPVQPSQPPQATPPKPPSQSSTSPNQQTK
- a CDS encoding hypothetical protein (EggNog:ENOG41), whose product is MYELERYWIAHGAMVFLGAWIPSVVLFFCSFCLVRRKRDPARTAFTYLKLALLVFSGYTFFEFTSYIVSVVHTRLYYSGRIDSEFDSHYSKTLQVTTQVLATLALIYDLVTDILVMIILLRLGTGIIMAQTGQRDPKGKILRFGSYIAATILFALALTAFGLRIRYVYEFFFNDVSVGVDSYTKSRQISFSFSVLVFVISLAIVARAILIKVQSKGENALTWCSNMFIAASVVWLLRTTFNMASTAAWTDLSSAYGDREYKYAYYILDVVFGIWPQFVVLCLVFFIGRAKNNGIWSKQEQNPVKGVEAGERTAWGYGQVPPQAQNAAPMPEQQHYPQPEQQHLAHGYGPQQPVPQQQNGYYAPQQPQYAAYDAISPVSQPRSPPPHEETVGLNHQADGTPPQVPAQPYPEKH